The window GAGGGACAGACGGAAAATGGCCTGTGTCAGTAGACCGAAGTGTTGCATAACAAGCACATCAACAAAACACCTGTATAGACCTGCGTCTTGAGTTGCTGAGGCCTGAAGATGTACTAGTACAGCATGAACTCACTTCTGGATGTATGAAAAATGATTTGTGACTAGTGTAGCTGGTCTCAAATAGCTTAAGGGACCTCAAGGACGGCTATTTGTCGGCCactgttcattttttatatCCTCCATGTTAAATCATCAAATCAATTCAAGGTCAAAAGGTCCATTTGAAGCTTGCAGTTTATAGgggcattaaaaaatacaaaatgattatttaaatacaaaataaatatttaaatatttataacctGGAATTTTCCTTTAACATTCAGATATACATTTGGGGTTCCGCATTATTGGATTTCTTTTAGGGATGTGTTCAGAGAGGTTGTGTACACAAAATAGAAAACCTGCAGTAAAGAATCAACAAGAGCCTTCTGGTGCAGCCGTCAGAGCTGTTTAGAAAACAGTACACTGATGTGATGCTTTCTGATGAAGGAGAGAGGCTATGAAAAGAAACCTGGTCTCCTGACTATTGTTCTGGGCAAGCTGAAAACATTGTTACAGCGGCTCCGATTTGATTTATTCACTAAACATAAGTCACTCTTGAAATTGCAATGTGGCTTATTTGTAATGTGGTTTAAGGCTGGctaagctttttttgtttgtgcagCTTTCTGTCGTACTGTACAGtcttaaaaaatgaaagtgcaaaaaaaaggGGGGTTTACAGTGATGCCATGAGAAACATTTTGGGTTGCTCAAAGAACCTTGCAGTGAATGAGCTGtcaaaagcaaacagctgataaaagcatcacaataacaAGTAATCATCTCCAGTCCATCAAATAgtgtgaagtaaaaagctgtgtgtttgtaagagaCGAATCGATCATTATTCATAAGTGACCAAAATActagtccataatccataataatacaACCTCTGGTGAAGATTcaatcccctgttgtcctctcacatcaaaatccaccaacatattagTTTTGGACTGTTCTTGCTTGATCTGGAAaaagggtctaatctagtgaaacgatcattattattattattattgataataataaaatttatatactttttaacctcaaacgcttgttttctctagctctgtgtgaacgtttttttttccggacatgacagttagggtacatctaaaaactcccatctcattttctactccaactttaaaatcatcgtacatcgctgcagaagtaccaacccagagtttacaaagtgaacaagcaaagaagaccgaacaccctttacaaagaaatgtaaaaacagcgatgtaggtcgattttgaagttggaggagaaaatgagacaagagtttttagacgtaccctaactttcaaaaaacagttcacacagagctagacaagacgagcgtttgaggttaaaaagtatataaattgtaatttttttttaagaaaataaccgtcgtttcgctagataagacccttattcctcagctgggattgtttagagccctttgaagctgaatttaaactgtattttggaagttaagatttggggcaccatagaagtctgctatatggagagaaatccttaaatgttttccttaaaaacataatttctttacgactgaagaaagaaagacatgaacctcTTGGACATGAACCTctttatctgtacatttttgttctggaagtcaactaatcctttaaacaatgtattacgTCTGTCgcgattaaaattaaatgtgaaaaagaatgaaaagtgtcaattccggaattacatttagattcgcTCACACTGCATCCCATTGTTATTACGCTCTGTTTTGCGCAGCTATTAGCggtataaccaatcaaacgggtttctgttgaatttaagaatgcattggccaatcagaggagATTAGATTAGTCCACGCTGAAAACGCCTGAACTGTTGCTGTTTGCGCACGTTCGCGAATTCCCTGATCGTAAACAACACAGCGCAGATATGATGTAAACAAAAGATTAATTTcgtagcttcagtgattatagtTTATGAGTTTGCATAACTTATGCTAAACTTGGCTAAAGTTATGGACtgacatgtttgtctgtgaagccagaatgtgacgtgCCCAAAACGATACACAaacgttttatattgttttctatatcgaTCTTATTGTTACGATATAAAGAGCAAAAAtctacaataatgttttttttttataatattgcagccctgtgagctcctgtttttaaacagtgtaaactgtttaaaatattgattaaagtaattgggtaaatttaggtatttggcattaaagacaacataatatggtttttattataattaggTGATCATAAAAATtgccctcacaaatgtaaaaaatgcccctggcATATCCATATCAGGGGCAAATATTGCCGCTTAACAGAAAAGTGAATATCTCCACGGAAGGAaaggtttgaagttaaaacctCTTTATGATGGATGGTTTATAacaaacatgcatcttttcaacatatttattgatgcactggattattgtgatttttatcagctgtttgaactcactttctgatggcacccatccactgcagaggatccgtttgTGAGcaggtgatgtaatgctaaatgtcTCCAAATATAGAAACAagctacatcttggatggcctgatggGTAAGCAAATTTCCAGCacattcatttttggctgaacttttCCATTAATGCTTCATCATGGTACTGTAGATGCCAATtaagaatctttatttttctgtaCCTGCCACAGAGGAACATAAGGGAAAATACTCTTCGATGTCTGAAGCGCTTTGTGTTAGAATGAAAGCAAAAGAAGAGGAGAGCGAATGAAATGACCTGCGTGACCATGTGTCTCATTTGTTCGCTGGTCTCGGGCATGTAATTCCTTCATGCTGAATTTTAATAGGATAATGTACTTCATGTCTCACACAGTGCCACACTTACAGGTCTTATGAACTACCTGTCAGAGGAATACATGAATATATAACACCATGAAGCGTGATGAAAAACATCATCTGCACAAATCCTCAAGGATGGACTCCTATTCTCACACCTATTTTTATATTCGAATGGAACTTGCTTTACAGTACAAGGGAAAGGTTACTAAAAATTAGCATGTCATCATTTTTCTGCAGCTGTTTTGTATCTATATTATCCTTACTGTGTACACATGACTActcaatattataaataattgctTAAATCCTAATGACcaaaattcaaattattttattaatatgccTCAAAGAATCACTAACAATTtcgctttttattttttaaattattattaatttattgttaaaacattgttaaaataaaatgagaaggACTCTATATATTATAACTCCATAGTCTGATGCATACACGGTTTTATCTGAATTATCTGTGTCCTCGAGCAAAatacaaaaagattttttttcagtcgCGTTGACGGAATGCCTCCAGGCATTGCTATAAGCTCATATTTGATATTGCTTGGCATTATATTCAAAGGAGGTCTATATTCTTTTGAGACCAATTATTGCAGCTTACTTCGGGCCCCACAGGGGCCACAATTACAATAGCAGGCTCTTGTAATTGTTACACAGTGGGTCACAAAGGCAGATGATGAGATCTGAACATTGACCTTTTTTCTTCCAGGAAAGGAAATGTAACAGTTTAGAAGTAGATTGCTGGTGTTTGACAAACTGCTGCAAAATCAGCAAAACCATTTATGTCATCATCAGTCATCATCATGTACATATCTGCATTAAAcagcttaaaaaataaactttaaactataatataacCAGAATATTGTAAAATAGTGTAAAACTGACAGGATTAACAATAAGCAAGGTCTAAATCAAGTTGAGTGGTTGCATGAAATCGTAGAACTGAACAgcaaattcagcatttttagtGCTCATTGATTAATTATCTGATGAATGGCCTCAATTATGGCGACGGAACCCTTTAGATCATTCAACACCTACTTTATATGACACTTCTGCCCATGATTCATTGGGAACTGTCCCCTGCTTGACATATGGAACCAATTTCATTGTAGTCCGATTCATCTTCATTTTTGTCCCAAACCATTCCAGGCTATTATTTATGGTACATAGGCTACAGTATTATGTCAGGGGGTCGTGTGTGTGTATCGTCTCATTTTAAAGGGCAATTAAGGTTTACTCTGCGAGCCATTTCCTGACTGCTTTAATGAACTCTGTCTTCACCAAAACATTCATTCCAGCAATTAGAGCAAAACATCAACGATCTTTAGACCCagctaatattttatttaaggtAGCTTATATATCTGCTCAAAACTACTCACATTTAGTTCTGAGACCGATCTTCTTATGGTTTTGCATAACATACGGAATGTCTGTCTAGACTGGTttgttattttgtgtaaaaataaaatgttttgttatgaCTGGAACATAAaatgaatcagtttttataaGTAACAttagtttaaaatgaaaagaatagtGGTTTATCAAGAGGATAAACGATGTTTTCCGCCAAAATATCTGAAATGACTTTAAGTTTAAAGTTCGACTGTTCTTGCAGACATTTTTAAAGCAGAAAATAGCCTAAAACAGCGTCCTTGCGCCCTCTGTTGATAGATATTGCAACTGCATGTGAAAACGAATATTTCTCATGTCTCAGAcagattaatataaataaaacataattaacaaacacagatacagtcaaaagtttttgaacagtaagatgtttaatctttttaaagaagtctcttctgctcagcaagcctgcatttatttcatccaaaatacagcaaaagcagtaatacttaatattatttaattagtaatatttttaatatttaaaataactcttttgtatttgaatatattttaaaatgtaattaattgctGTGATcagagctaaattttcagcatcattactccagtctttagtgtcacatgatccttcagaaatcactctaatatgctgatttgctgttcaagaaacattttttattattattattatcaatatttaaaacagctaagtaattctttttcaggattctttgatgaataaaaagatccgaagatcagcatttatctgaaataaaaacggtttgtaacattataccgttcaaaagcatgaagtcagtataattttttttataaaaatataaaatatataaaatatataaaaatatttttatttagcaaggatgctttaaatggatcaaaagtgataataaagacatttataatgttacaaaatatttctatttcagataaatgctgttattctgaacttctattcatcaaagaaacctgagaaaATTCTACTCATGCTGttatgctgttttcaacataataataatttagcagcaaatcataatattagaatgatttctgaaggatcatgtgactggagtaatgatgttaaaaattcagctttgaaagcatgggaacaaattacattttaaaatatattcaaatagaaaaaatatttcacagttttactgtttttgctgtattttggatcaaataaatgcaggcttggtagacagaagaggcttctttaaaaaacattaaaatcttttgactggcagtgtacacatttataataaattaaaaattgctaCAAAAAgaacaagtaaaataaataaattaataaaaacctcTTAACAGATTGTGAATGACGTTACAGACACATTACAATGAGATTCAAACAATCAAACACAAGGAAAGCATCCAAATGCGTGGATCTTCTTTAAATACTTCTCTGTAATATTCCAGGAATCTTAGGGTTTTTACTCTTTATAAGACGAATACATGTTAGAAGTGTTTAATTCACTTTTTAAAGATCCACCGAGGAGGACGTTTTACGCCGAGGAAGCACGTCATTGCAGGGCGGAAGTTTCATCTGACGTGGCATGAGGGGCGGAAACGcttgtttgtgttttggttCTAAAGGGGAAGTTgcgagagagaaaagaaaggaGGAGACTTGATCGGGGTTGGTAAAATTCCCAGTAACCGACCCCAATAATAAGGAAAACCTCTCAAAAATTTGAGCACCCCGTCGTCGGAAATCAGTTCACGCAACCTGTCGGCTGACATTCAGGTAAAAAAACACCGAATACCTCCGTTGTATGTGCCGTTTTCAGCTTTGGCGTATCCCTCAAGCTAGTTAGCCACTTTAGCTAGCTAGATTTCGTCAAAAATGTTACAGGCCCCTTGTTCTTATTCAGCCCACACAAGTCATCAAACCAGATCTCTTCAGCCTAATACATACATTATACATGTTGTTGTTCCTGAGAAGCGTGAATATATGTTTATAGTGGTATGCTTAGCTGAGGCTTATGTCGGAATGCAGTTTGGGTGCAAATAGGGTGGGAATGCTGGAGTTAAAGTTATCTGCAGCTTATCAGCTTACTATATTATCGTTATTATCTGATTCCCAGAGGTATATAGCCGATCACTGTGGTTTAACAGACTTGGCATTTGATCTGATGTGGGCTGTCTTTGCGAGAAACAAGACAGCTTGTTCCTTGGCTTGAGGCTCAGGGGTGGGTTGAAAATAGAGGAATTGTTAAAGTAAGGTGTACTTAAGTCCAACCAATGTCGACTTGCTCGTCTTTATGGTTATGAAGTGCTGTGGTGTTGATAATACAGGGTTATTTTGGGCGTATGATTCATGCACAGGATGACTGTGTGTCAACCTTCAACAAAAATCACACGTTTGTTTTGTTAGGCCTGTCATCAAAATGAGACCTCAATCTGACCAGCAGCACTTGAGTAAAACCTCTCACAGGTGATGAGACTTTTGCAATGTCATGGCTTGTTTCATAagctgtgcttttttgtttcgCTTTTGTAATTTTCTATGCAAGCCTCGCCAATGTGTGAAAAGACAAATGTGGTTTTTAATGTCAGCTGCTGTACATACCAGATAGATGAACACACAGCAGATTTGGCATGGCTTGTGCCATAAACCAGACATACCAGGCTTGCTTCTTAAGGAGTCGGTTCATGTCCTGATTATGCAGATAGAGATCCTGTTGTTGATCTGATGCAAGTGTCAAAGCAGGTCTTGGTTTCTTTTAGAGAAAGATCAGTTTATGATGATGCAACGCCGCAGCAGCCACAGGAGCATCAGGGGTCTGTTTTTATGTTCTCCTATTTCACAACAGCAGTAACTGTGCAGTTTTGACatggaaaatgttttttcctgCTGTTTCAAGCCTTGAGGTCACCACCACAGTAAATGTCTATCAGATTCCTTGGGTTTTATTGCCATCATCCGAGTTGAGGTCTATATCTCTGGTATTGTATCCCAGGTATGTGTAGTCATTCTGAAGGCTGAGGTACTTAATTGTGAAGTGACATGTTTCCCCAGCTGTTGAATTGTTGCGTCGGGCTAAGCGAGCATGCTTGTTTTGACTGCTAACTCAGGACATTCTGTGCTAGAACGGGTTACCATGGCTACAGACATTTATTTCTGCAAGGATTTTCAGCaatgttaaattatgtttaacAAAACTATTGATTTTCCCGTTTTTGATGCATGGTTAGTCTGTAGCAATATTTGGAATTTCCACTGTCACTGAagacttttattaaatatattatataatttatttgaatatattattaaatgtaattcatttctgtaattgcaatgctgaatttttgtcagtcatcattactctagtcttcagtgtcgcatgatatttcagaaaagcattttaatatgttgcttcAGAGCTCTAGAAATTAGTTctcatttcttcttattatgaatgttgaaaacagttgtgctgcttaatatttttgtgaaaaatggtGAAAATGTTGTTCATCgtcttaataaataattattttattttgaattagctccTAAAACTCATAATAAAacacatatgaagagtttatttgcaaaaacacaaataactgttatcatgtttttatttcgctagctgtatttatttgttatattgtattaatcaaaataacccaactgccgtttgattgagattaattggaatgcacaatgagaaaagttttgaaaattgttaaaaccaaaataatctgtttttgcaaatgaactcttcatgtttttactttattactgaagaattttaatcatattagtccttttttaattgaattcatCAGATGATTTTATAGTCTGAATTAttagactgattttttttttttttttaatcattcttaccaaacatttttattggaCTGTATTGTTTCTAACCTAAATAGGAAACAGTTTTATTCAGAGATGTGGTTTtataactgtttatttaaaaaaagtctcacCTGAATGTTTTTTAGATTATGTTGCCTAGTATTAACCTTAAATatcttttaataattgtatgattttgttatttattcagttttttcctTGACGATAGCCTTGCTGCTGACatggcaataaaaataaataattaaaataaaaaataaaataaaaattatataaaagtaaaaataaatatagtaataaaaacaaataaaaatataaataaataaaaaattagtcCTTACCCAGTAATGGCAAAGTAATTTTATCATGTAACAAAACTGTGTAATTGGCAGCTTAATGTCATATATTCAGCTATAAGGAAGAAAAAAATGGCCGAGATGTGTAAATccaattatttttgtataatccATTGGTTTTAGTCTAAAAATGTGCATGTCTCAAAACCAAAAATAGCATTTGAGTTACTTGCCGCTATCACTATAGCCAAGATGAGTGATTCCCTGTACGAGAGCTCtgaatagagaaaaaaaagagaagaaagaaaagatcTTTGTCTATAGTCAACATGAAAGTGCTCTttttcatttctcttttttggTTACATGTTGTCCTGTGCAGCCAGTACTGGGACAgctctcagtgtgtgtgtgaccgcTTAAAGGAGACGGGGTGATTGACGACTGTCATGGCCAATAGGGGAGGAGCAACACGCCCCAACGGGTCCAACGCGGGCAATAAGATCTGCCAGTTTAAACTGGTCTTGCTAGGAGAGTCGGCTGTGGGAAAGTCCAGCCTCGTACTGCGCTTCGTCAAGGGGCAGTTTCACGAGTTTCAGGAGAGCACAATAGGAGGTagggtttttttgtatttaaatttacgTGTACCTGTTTGCACATGTTCTCAACGACCTTTCTTTTTTGCTTCTAGCGGCCTTCCTTACACAGACGGTGTGCTTGGATGACACAACGGTAAAGTTTGAGATTTGGGACACAGCCGGACAGGAGCGCTACCACAGTTTGGCCCCCATGTACTATAGAGGTGCCCAGGCTGCCATTGTAGTTTATGACATCACCAATGAGGTGAGTagatatgttttgttttgagtaTCTGTGTTTTATACAGTGACTCACTTTGTCCTACTGTCACATTTCTCTGTTCTGCTTCCGTTATCGTGCCTTTCGCTTTCTTCACCTTGAAGGAGTCGTTTGCAAGAGC of the Labeo rohita strain BAU-BD-2019 chromosome 19, IGBB_LRoh.1.0, whole genome shotgun sequence genome contains:
- the rab5aa gene encoding RAB5A, member RAS oncogene family, a — protein: MANRGGATRPNGSNAGNKICQFKLVLLGESAVGKSSLVLRFVKGQFHEFQESTIGAAFLTQTVCLDDTTVKFEIWDTAGQERYHSLAPMYYRGAQAAIVVYDITNEESFARAKNWVKELQRQASPNIVIALSGNKADLANKRAVDFQDAQSYAEDNNLLFMETSAKTSMNVNEIFMAIAKRLPKNEPQAAGANSGRSRGVDLTETAQPTKAPCCSN